The Iamia majanohamensis genome window below encodes:
- a CDS encoding sigma 54-interacting transcriptional regulator, translating into MSNRPATLGQLRASGWRSVPVKQEMQRNALAKVRAGEPLVEGVRGYEETVLPQLENAVLAGHDIVFLGERGQAKTRMIRSLTGLLDEWLPIVAGSEILDDPYGPVSRPARDLVADKGDDTPIEWVHRDDRFGEKLATPDTSIADLIGEVDPIKVAEGRYLADELTLHYGLVPRTNRGIFAINELPDLSERIQVGLLNVLEERDIQIRGYKVRLPLDVLLVASANPEDYTNRGRIITPLKDRFGAQIRTHYPLEVATEVAIAQQEARPFEVEGVAATVPAWMDEVVATFSQLARQSSNISQRSGVSVRLTVTNRETLVANAVRRALRLGEDAVAPRVSDLDALASSTMGKVEVESFEEGREGEIVEKLLRQAVLVVFRARVGTGAAASVVESFDDGEVLHVGEDVTVADYEARLAERPGLAALVDELAGDGADAATRASAAELVLEGLHLSKRLNKDAVGARASYRAR; encoded by the coding sequence ATGTCGAACCGTCCCGCCACCCTCGGCCAGCTGCGAGCGTCGGGCTGGCGCTCGGTCCCCGTCAAGCAGGAGATGCAGCGCAACGCGCTGGCGAAGGTGCGGGCCGGCGAGCCCCTCGTCGAGGGCGTGCGGGGCTACGAGGAGACCGTCCTGCCCCAGCTCGAGAACGCGGTGCTGGCCGGCCACGACATCGTCTTCCTGGGGGAGCGGGGCCAGGCCAAGACCCGCATGATCCGCTCGCTCACCGGCCTGCTCGACGAGTGGCTGCCGATCGTCGCCGGAAGCGAGATCCTCGACGACCCCTACGGCCCGGTCTCCCGCCCGGCCCGGGACCTCGTCGCCGACAAGGGCGACGACACGCCGATCGAGTGGGTCCACCGCGACGACCGCTTCGGGGAGAAGCTGGCCACGCCGGACACGTCCATCGCCGACCTCATCGGCGAGGTCGACCCCATCAAGGTGGCCGAGGGCCGCTACCTGGCCGACGAGCTCACCCTCCACTACGGCCTGGTGCCCCGCACCAACCGCGGCATCTTCGCCATCAACGAGCTGCCCGACCTCTCCGAGCGCATCCAGGTCGGCCTCCTCAACGTGCTCGAGGAGCGCGACATCCAGATCCGGGGCTACAAGGTCCGCCTCCCCCTCGACGTCCTGCTCGTCGCCTCGGCCAACCCCGAGGACTACACCAACCGCGGCCGCATCATCACCCCGCTGAAGGACCGCTTCGGCGCCCAGATCCGCACCCACTACCCGCTGGAGGTGGCCACCGAGGTCGCCATCGCCCAGCAGGAGGCCCGGCCCTTCGAGGTCGAGGGCGTGGCCGCCACGGTGCCGGCGTGGATGGACGAGGTGGTGGCGACGTTCAGCCAGCTGGCCCGCCAGTCCTCGAACATCAGCCAGCGCTCCGGCGTCTCGGTGCGCCTCACCGTCACCAACCGGGAGACGCTCGTCGCCAACGCCGTGCGCCGGGCGCTGCGGCTGGGCGAGGACGCCGTCGCGCCCCGCGTGTCGGACCTCGACGCCCTGGCCAGCTCGACCATGGGCAAGGTCGAGGTCGAGTCCTTCGAGGAGGGCCGAGAGGGCGAGATCGTGGAGAAGCTGCTCCGCCAGGCCGTCCTCGTCGTCTTCCGCGCGCGGGTCGGCACCGGAGCCGCAGCCTCTGTCGTCGAGTCCTTCGACGACGGTGAGGTCCTCCACGTCGGCGAGGACGTCACCGTGGCCGACTACGAGGCCCGCCTGGCCGAGCGCCCCGGCCTCGCCGCCCTGGTCGACGAGCTGGCCGGCGACGGTGCCGACGCCGCCACCCGGGCCAGCGCGGCCGAGCTCGTCCTGGAGGGGCTCCACCTCTCCAAGCGCCTCAACAAGGACGCCGTCGGCGCCCGCGCCTCCTACCGCGCCCGCTGA